A section of the Paracoccaceae bacterium genome encodes:
- a CDS encoding peptide chain release factor 3: protein MSLDQPLSNTPDLPAEIARRRTFAIISHPDAGKTTLTEKFLLYGGAIQMAGQVRAKGEARRTRSDFMAMEKDRGISVSASAMSFDFKDFRFNLVDTPGHSDFSEDTYRTLTAVDAAVMVIDGAKGVESQTQKLFEVCRLRDLPILTFCNKMDREARDTFEIIDEIQENLAIDVTPASWPIGMGREFIGCYDMLNDRLELMDRADRNKVAESIAIDGLDDPRLADHVPGNLLNNLRDEVEMARELLPPFDAKAFLEGSLTPIWFGSAINSFGVKELMDGIATYGPVPQPQSAEPRQISPDETKVAGFVFKVQANMDPKHRDRVAFVRMASGHFMRGMKLTHVRSKKPMAITNPMMFLASDRELAEEAWAGDIIGIPNHGQLRIGDTLTEGENLRVTGIPSFAPELQQTCRAGDPLKSKHLEKALMQFAEEGAAKVFRPMIGAGFIVGVVGQLQFEVLASRIELEYGLPVRFEASQFTSARWVTGPQDKLDTFMDANKGHMSSDHDGDPVFLTRLQWDIDRIERDHPALTLSATKEMMV from the coding sequence ATGTCACTCGATCAGCCCCTCAGCAATACGCCCGATCTGCCGGCAGAAATCGCCCGGCGGCGGACCTTCGCGATCATCAGCCACCCGGACGCGGGCAAGACCACGCTGACGGAAAAATTCCTGCTTTATGGTGGTGCGATCCAGATGGCCGGTCAGGTGCGCGCCAAGGGCGAGGCGCGGCGCACGCGTTCTGACTTTATGGCGATGGAAAAGGATCGCGGCATTTCGGTCTCTGCTTCCGCAATGTCGTTTGATTTCAAAGACTTCCGATTTAACTTGGTGGACACGCCGGGCCACAGTGACTTTTCGGAAGACACCTATCGCACGCTGACAGCGGTGGATGCGGCGGTCATGGTGATTGACGGGGCGAAGGGTGTTGAAAGCCAGACCCAAAAACTGTTCGAGGTTTGCCGCCTGCGCGATCTTCCGATCCTCACCTTCTGCAACAAGATGGACCGCGAAGCCCGTGATACGTTTGAGATTATTGACGAGATCCAGGAGAACCTTGCGATTGACGTAACCCCGGCATCCTGGCCCATCGGCATGGGGCGCGAATTCATCGGTTGCTATGACATGCTGAACGACCGGCTGGAACTGATGGACCGCGCCGACAGGAACAAAGTGGCCGAAAGCATTGCCATAGACGGGCTGGATGATCCGCGTCTTGCGGATCATGTACCTGGCAACCTTCTCAACAATTTGCGCGATGAAGTTGAGATGGCACGCGAACTTCTGCCGCCGTTTGATGCCAAGGCGTTCCTGGAGGGCTCTCTGACCCCGATCTGGTTTGGCTCGGCGATCAATTCTTTCGGTGTGAAGGAGCTGATGGACGGCATCGCCACCTATGGCCCGGTCCCACAGCCGCAATCAGCCGAGCCGCGCCAGATCAGCCCGGATGAAACCAAGGTCGCCGGGTTCGTCTTCAAGGTTCAGGCCAACATGGACCCCAAGCACCGTGACCGCGTGGCATTTGTGCGCATGGCCTCGGGCCACTTCATGCGTGGGATGAAGCTGACCCATGTAAGATCGAAGAAACCCATGGCAATTACCAATCCGATGATGTTCCTGGCCAGCGACCGGGAACTGGCGGAAGAGGCCTGGGCCGGTGACATCATCGGCATCCCGAACCATGGGCAACTGCGCATCGGTGACACATTGACCGAAGGCGAAAACCTGCGCGTCACCGGCATTCCCAGCTTTGCGCCCGAACTGCAGCAAACCTGCCGCGCGGGTGATCCGCTGAAATCCAAGCATCTGGAAAAGGCGTTGATGCAATTTGCCGAGGAAGGTGCCGCCAAGGTGTTTCGCCCGATGATCGGCGCTGGCTTTATTGTCGGCGTGGTGGGGCAGTTGCAGTTCGAAGTCCTCGCCAGCCGGATCGAGTTGGAATACGGCCTGCCGGTCCGGTTTGAGGCATCGCAATTCACATCGGCCCGATGGGTCACCGGCCCGCAGGACAAGCTGGACACCTTCATGGACGCCAACAAGGGCCACATGAGCAGTGATCACGACGGCGACCCTGTCTTTCTGACCCGCCTGCAGTGGGACATTGACCGGATTGAGCGGGATCACCCGGCCCTGACATTGTCAGCAACCAAGGAAATGATGGTGTAA
- a CDS encoding SDR family oxidoreductase, whose protein sequence is MDLGIKGKRALVSASSKGLGLGCAQALAEAGCNLVMNARGAEALEEAAEAIRAAHGVTVTTVAADVTTEDGRAALLDAAGDVDILVTNAGGPPPGMWTDWSRDDFIGALDANMLTPIALMQAALPGMMDRGWGRVVNITSMSVKAPIPVLGLSNAARTGLTGFVAGTARQVADKGVTINNLLPGIHATDRAISLDGGVADAQRITPEQAKANREATIPVRRYGTAEEFGATCAFLCSQHAGFIVGQNILLDGGVINATF, encoded by the coding sequence ATGGACCTGGGGATCAAAGGCAAACGGGCGTTGGTATCGGCGTCGTCAAAGGGGTTGGGACTCGGCTGCGCCCAGGCCCTGGCCGAGGCGGGCTGTAATCTGGTGATGAACGCCCGCGGGGCCGAGGCGCTGGAAGAGGCCGCTGAGGCGATCCGTGCCGCACATGGCGTAACTGTCACCACCGTGGCTGCTGATGTGACCACCGAAGACGGGCGCGCGGCGCTACTGGACGCCGCCGGGGACGTTGACATTCTGGTCACCAACGCGGGCGGGCCGCCGCCGGGGATGTGGACGGATTGGTCGCGCGACGATTTCATCGGTGCGCTGGATGCCAACATGCTGACCCCGATCGCGCTGATGCAGGCGGCGCTGCCCGGGATGATGGACCGTGGCTGGGGCCGGGTGGTCAACATCACCTCAATGTCCGTCAAGGCGCCGATCCCGGTGCTGGGCCTGTCGAACGCGGCACGCACCGGGCTGACCGGGTTTGTTGCCGGAACGGCGCGGCAGGTTGCTGATAAAGGTGTCACAATCAACAACTTGCTGCCCGGCATTCATGCAACGGATCGGGCGATATCGCTGGATGGCGGCGTGGCGGATGCGCAGCGGATCACGCCGGAACAGGCCAAGGCCAACCGCGAGGCGACGATCCCAGTGCGCCGATATGGAACGGCCGAAGAATTTGGCGCGACCTGCGCCTTTCTGTGCAGCCAGCACGCCGGGTTCATCGTCGGGCAGAATATTCTGCTGGACGGCGGCGTCATTAATGCGACGTTCTGA
- a CDS encoding polyketide cyclase, translating into MKGSRPEQAALSRDTDMSKTAETRAVIEGMVDGLNDHRIDDIGAFFAESFRWMGNTGCGTKAGLREFQDNWQKPFQAAFSDKVCIDEARLYMGEWAAAFGRQEATHSGTFMGIAPTGKRIEIRYMDFWKVEDGKISDNWVMVDFPHVLAKLGKDVFDGEGWEAFDRGDKVAPSPKT; encoded by the coding sequence ATGAAAGGATCCCGCCCCGAACAAGCCGCACTGAGCCGCGATACCGATATGTCGAAAACCGCCGAGACCCGTGCGGTGATTGAAGGCATGGTTGATGGTCTTAACGATCATCGAATTGACGATATCGGCGCGTTTTTCGCCGAGTCCTTTCGCTGGATGGGCAACACCGGTTGCGGCACCAAGGCTGGCCTGCGTGAATTCCAGGACAACTGGCAGAAACCGTTTCAGGCGGCGTTTTCCGACAAGGTCTGCATCGACGAAGCGCGCCTTTACATGGGCGAATGGGCCGCCGCCTTCGGCCGGCAGGAGGCGACGCATTCCGGCACCTTCATGGGGATCGCGCCAACCGGAAAGCGCATCGAAATCCGCTATATGGATTTCTGGAAGGTCGAGGATGGAAAGATCAGCGATAACTGGGTGATGGTGGATTTCCCGCATGTTCTGGCGAAACTTGGGAAAGACGTATTTGACGGCGAAGGTTGGGAAGCCTTCGACCGGGGCGACAAGGTGGCGCCGTCGCCAAAAACTTAA
- a CDS encoding DUF2312 domain-containing protein, with protein MNDQVTDPTYRVTADELRQFIERFERLEAEKADIADQQKEVMAEAKGRGYDTKVMRKLISLRKRDADDIAEEEAVLDLYKEALGMR; from the coding sequence ATGAACGATCAAGTCACAGACCCAACCTATCGCGTCACAGCTGATGAGCTGCGCCAGTTTATTGAACGTTTCGAACGTCTTGAGGCGGAAAAAGCTGACATCGCCGACCAGCAAAAAGAGGTGATGGCCGAAGCGAAGGGCCGGGGGTACGACACAAAAGTCATGCGCAAACTCATCAGCCTTCGCAAAAGGGACGCCGATGATATCGCCGAGGAAGAGGCGGTGCTGGACCTATACAAAGAAGCGTTGGGAATGCGCTAA